In the Quercus lobata isolate SW786 chromosome 5, ValleyOak3.0 Primary Assembly, whole genome shotgun sequence genome, one interval contains:
- the LOC115989803 gene encoding uncharacterized protein LOC115989803 isoform X1, with translation MASTVVKKVVHESNGKLYEALLEEDTKEVLKLCADKEDHALHILTIHQDTVLHKAAYSKQADLVFSLLKDLPPCHDNKLRLKNHSGNTILHEAATLSSSDHEISVKVAEEMIKRDQELLRMRNELGETPLFRAARYGKSEIFNFLAGESLKLNYGEKDMQQFVQRDDKTTILHIAILSQHFGLALKIARDDRFRYLEPHRPLVGKRDEDGMTTLQLLSCNPKAFEPVRRRGFLKRISSKVKMCGSSAESNDISKEELSHESALELAKLLVKEDTSWEITSSGIDTSKPRLHKYESTDVSTTNENVDNPDQLPASISLQEVLELGGITPLFLATKSGCIEIVREILEIYPQAVEHIDNDGRTILHVAIKYRQLEVFKHVLGMEVAMRWLVRRLDNGGNSILHMVGKKRKDYVPEKLRGPALELQEELLWFERVKSVTKAHFIDHRNKEKLTAEGLFAKSNTELRNAARDWLKHTAEGCSIVAVLIATVAFAAAYTIPGGPNQNTGVPVLLNDSFFVVFTATDVLSLTCALTSVVIFLSILTAPFRLEDFKHSLPNKLMLGFTFLFLSVSMMMISFSATIILMIRSKERWTKILLYSLSFLPVGIFALAYFPLYLSLSKTYKYLLMKIMEAFPCRSSSLRLQGGSNNNSCRDNSVGERCGCLV, from the exons ATGGCTTCCACGGTGGTAAAAAAGGTTGTTCATGAATCAAATGGAAAGCTGTACGAAGCTCTACTTGAAGAAGACACGAAAGAAGTGTTAAAACTCTGTGCAGATAAGGAGGACCATGCGTTACACATACTGACTATACACCAAGACACAGTGCTCCACAAGGCCGCTTACTCGAAACAAGCTGACCTGGTATTCAGTCTTCTCAAAGACTTGCCTCCCTGCCATGACAACAAACTGCGCCTCAAAAACCATTCTGGAAACACAATCCTCCACGAGGCAGCTACTCTTTCGAGCAGCGACCACGAAATCTCGGTGAAGGTAGCAGAAGAGATGATAAAGAGAGATCAAGAGTTGTTAAGAATGCGCAACGAGCTTGGAGAAACCCCACTCTTTCGAGCAGCCCGCTATGGTAAATCTGAGATTTTCAACTTTCTGGCAGGTGAAAGTTTAAAGTTAAACTATGGTGAGAAGGACATGCAACAGTTTGTTCAGAGGGATGACAAGACCACTATTCTTCACATCGCCATCCTTTCTCAGCACTTTG GTTTAGCTTTGAAAATCGCTCGAGACGACCGGTTCAGGTATTTAGAGCCTCATC GGCCCTTAGTTGGTAAAAGAGACGAAGATGGGATGACCACTCTACAGCTTCTCTCATGCAACCCCAAAGCTTTTGAACCGGTGCGCAGACGTGGATTCCTTAAGAGAATTTCCAGTAAGG TCAAAATGTGCGGTAGTTCGGCCGAGAGCAATGACATTTCCAAGGAAGAGTTAAGCCATGAATCAGCGTTAGAGCTTGCCAAATTGTTAGTAAAAGAAGATACCTCATGGGAGATCACTAGTTCTGGAATTGACACGAGTAAACCAAGGCTGCACAAATATGAAAGTACTGATGTTTCAACTACAAATGAGAATGTGGATAACCCAGATCAGCTGCCCGCTTCTATTTCTTTGCAAGAGGTACTGGAACTTGGAGGAATTACGCCATTGTTTCTAGCAACCAAGTCAGGGTGCATAGAGATCGTTAGAGAAATACTTGAAATATACCCTCAGGCAGTTGAGCACATTGATAATGACGGGCGGACCATATTGCATGTAGCTATCAAGTATCGGCAGTTGGAGGTTTTCAAGCATGTGTTGGGAATGGAAGTAGCAATGAGGTGGCTGGTACGAAGGCTTGACAATGGCGGGAACTCCATTCTGCATATggttggaaaaaaaagaaaagattatgTTCCTGAAAAATTGCGAGGCCCTGCACTCGAATTGCAAGAGGAGCTGCTCTGGTTTGAG CGAGTAAAGTCTGTCACAAAAGCCCATTTCATTGATCATCGGAACAAGGAGAAGCTTACTGCTGAAGGCTTATTTGCTAAAAGCAACACAGAGCTCCGGAATGCTGCCAGAGATTGGCTAAAGCACACTGCAGAAGGATGCTCTATTGTGGCAGTTCTCATCGCGACAGTTGCCTTTGCCGCAGCCTACACAATACCAGGAGGTCCTAATCAGAATACTGGTGTTCCAGTCCTTCTTAATGATTCTTTCTTTGTGGTTTTCACAGCAACTGATGTACTCTCACTTACCTGTGCTTTGACCTCAGTGGTTATATTTCTTTCAATCCTCACAGCACCATTTCGATTAGAAGACTTCAAGCATTCGCTTCCCAACAAGCTCATGCTAGGCTtcacatttctttttctctccgtTTCAATGATGATGATATCATTTTCTGCAACGATCATCCTCATGATACGTAGTAAAGAAAGGTGGACAAAAATTCTCCTCTattccctttctttccttccGGTTGGCATCTTTGCACTGGCATATTTCCCTCTTTATCTTTCTCTGTCAAAAACTTACAAGTACTTGCTCATGAAAATAATGGAGGCATTTCCTTGCCGTAGTTCCTCCCTTCGCCTTCAAGGTGGGAGCAATAATAATTCCTGTCGAGACAACTCAGTGGGAGAACGCTGTGGTTGCCTTGTTTAA
- the LOC115989803 gene encoding uncharacterized protein LOC115989803 isoform X2, translating into MASTVVKKVVHESNGKLYEALLEEDTKEVLKLCADKEDHALHILTIHQDTVLHKAAYSKQADLVFSLLKDLPPCHDNKLRLKNHSGNTILHEAATLSSSDHEISVKVAEEMIKRDQELLRMRNELGETPLFRAARYGKSEIFNFLAGESLKLNYGEKDMQQFVQRDDKTTILHIAILSQHFGLALKIARDDRFRYLEPHRPLVGKRDEDGMTTLQLLSCNPKAFEPVRRRGFLKRISIKMCGSSAESNDISKEELSHESALELAKLLVKEDTSWEITSSGIDTSKPRLHKYESTDVSTTNENVDNPDQLPASISLQEVLELGGITPLFLATKSGCIEIVREILEIYPQAVEHIDNDGRTILHVAIKYRQLEVFKHVLGMEVAMRWLVRRLDNGGNSILHMVGKKRKDYVPEKLRGPALELQEELLWFERVKSVTKAHFIDHRNKEKLTAEGLFAKSNTELRNAARDWLKHTAEGCSIVAVLIATVAFAAAYTIPGGPNQNTGVPVLLNDSFFVVFTATDVLSLTCALTSVVIFLSILTAPFRLEDFKHSLPNKLMLGFTFLFLSVSMMMISFSATIILMIRSKERWTKILLYSLSFLPVGIFALAYFPLYLSLSKTYKYLLMKIMEAFPCRSSSLRLQGGSNNNSCRDNSVGERCGCLV; encoded by the exons ATGGCTTCCACGGTGGTAAAAAAGGTTGTTCATGAATCAAATGGAAAGCTGTACGAAGCTCTACTTGAAGAAGACACGAAAGAAGTGTTAAAACTCTGTGCAGATAAGGAGGACCATGCGTTACACATACTGACTATACACCAAGACACAGTGCTCCACAAGGCCGCTTACTCGAAACAAGCTGACCTGGTATTCAGTCTTCTCAAAGACTTGCCTCCCTGCCATGACAACAAACTGCGCCTCAAAAACCATTCTGGAAACACAATCCTCCACGAGGCAGCTACTCTTTCGAGCAGCGACCACGAAATCTCGGTGAAGGTAGCAGAAGAGATGATAAAGAGAGATCAAGAGTTGTTAAGAATGCGCAACGAGCTTGGAGAAACCCCACTCTTTCGAGCAGCCCGCTATGGTAAATCTGAGATTTTCAACTTTCTGGCAGGTGAAAGTTTAAAGTTAAACTATGGTGAGAAGGACATGCAACAGTTTGTTCAGAGGGATGACAAGACCACTATTCTTCACATCGCCATCCTTTCTCAGCACTTTG GTTTAGCTTTGAAAATCGCTCGAGACGACCGGTTCAGGTATTTAGAGCCTCATC GGCCCTTAGTTGGTAAAAGAGACGAAGATGGGATGACCACTCTACAGCTTCTCTCATGCAACCCCAAAGCTTTTGAACCGGTGCGCAGACGTGGATTCCTTAAGAGAATTTCCA TCAAAATGTGCGGTAGTTCGGCCGAGAGCAATGACATTTCCAAGGAAGAGTTAAGCCATGAATCAGCGTTAGAGCTTGCCAAATTGTTAGTAAAAGAAGATACCTCATGGGAGATCACTAGTTCTGGAATTGACACGAGTAAACCAAGGCTGCACAAATATGAAAGTACTGATGTTTCAACTACAAATGAGAATGTGGATAACCCAGATCAGCTGCCCGCTTCTATTTCTTTGCAAGAGGTACTGGAACTTGGAGGAATTACGCCATTGTTTCTAGCAACCAAGTCAGGGTGCATAGAGATCGTTAGAGAAATACTTGAAATATACCCTCAGGCAGTTGAGCACATTGATAATGACGGGCGGACCATATTGCATGTAGCTATCAAGTATCGGCAGTTGGAGGTTTTCAAGCATGTGTTGGGAATGGAAGTAGCAATGAGGTGGCTGGTACGAAGGCTTGACAATGGCGGGAACTCCATTCTGCATATggttggaaaaaaaagaaaagattatgTTCCTGAAAAATTGCGAGGCCCTGCACTCGAATTGCAAGAGGAGCTGCTCTGGTTTGAG CGAGTAAAGTCTGTCACAAAAGCCCATTTCATTGATCATCGGAACAAGGAGAAGCTTACTGCTGAAGGCTTATTTGCTAAAAGCAACACAGAGCTCCGGAATGCTGCCAGAGATTGGCTAAAGCACACTGCAGAAGGATGCTCTATTGTGGCAGTTCTCATCGCGACAGTTGCCTTTGCCGCAGCCTACACAATACCAGGAGGTCCTAATCAGAATACTGGTGTTCCAGTCCTTCTTAATGATTCTTTCTTTGTGGTTTTCACAGCAACTGATGTACTCTCACTTACCTGTGCTTTGACCTCAGTGGTTATATTTCTTTCAATCCTCACAGCACCATTTCGATTAGAAGACTTCAAGCATTCGCTTCCCAACAAGCTCATGCTAGGCTtcacatttctttttctctccgtTTCAATGATGATGATATCATTTTCTGCAACGATCATCCTCATGATACGTAGTAAAGAAAGGTGGACAAAAATTCTCCTCTattccctttctttccttccGGTTGGCATCTTTGCACTGGCATATTTCCCTCTTTATCTTTCTCTGTCAAAAACTTACAAGTACTTGCTCATGAAAATAATGGAGGCATTTCCTTGCCGTAGTTCCTCCCTTCGCCTTCAAGGTGGGAGCAATAATAATTCCTGTCGAGACAACTCAGTGGGAGAACGCTGTGGTTGCCTTGTTTAA